A single Desulfovibrio piger DNA region contains:
- a CDS encoding Rossmann-like domain-containing protein, which produces MMTEEALYARLREALRDAIARHHLDERSISLKSRGLTPEEAIGRTARTDYPILNGREVMLQARFGGALGQAFTSAPVDFEGSLADVLALDTAHDPQAGGMLVATLNAVLRAVGDIGNTVHCRDDGPEQCAERYAALVRERFGTPRIALVGFQPALLARLAKEFDVRVLDLNPEIVGTVRSGVLVEDGMSAYQGVVRDWAELVLCTGSTLCNGSFVNFLDIGKPVLFFGTSCAGAARILGAERFCPMSA; this is translated from the coding sequence ATGATGACGGAAGAAGCCCTGTATGCACGGCTCAGGGAGGCATTGCGCGATGCCATCGCACGGCACCATCTGGACGAACGCAGCATCAGCCTGAAAAGCCGCGGCCTCACCCCGGAAGAGGCCATAGGCCGGACGGCACGCACGGACTATCCCATCCTCAACGGCAGGGAAGTCATGCTCCAGGCCCGCTTCGGCGGGGCCCTGGGACAGGCCTTCACCAGCGCGCCGGTGGATTTCGAGGGCTCGCTGGCCGATGTGCTGGCACTGGACACGGCGCATGATCCCCAGGCAGGCGGGATGCTGGTGGCCACGCTCAATGCCGTCCTGCGGGCCGTGGGCGACATCGGCAACACGGTCCATTGCCGCGACGACGGGCCGGAGCAGTGCGCGGAACGCTACGCCGCCCTCGTGCGGGAGCGTTTCGGCACGCCGCGCATCGCCCTGGTGGGGTTCCAGCCCGCGCTGCTGGCACGGCTGGCAAAGGAATTCGATGTGCGGGTGCTGGACCTTAATCCCGAGATAGTGGGGACGGTGCGTTCCGGCGTGCTGGTGGAAGACGGCATGTCGGCCTATCAGGGCGTGGTGCGGGACTGGGCCGAGCTGGTGCTGTGCACGGGCAGTACGCTTTGCAATGGTTCGTTCGTCAATTTCCTGGATATCGGCAAGCCCGTGCTGTTCTTCGGCACGTCCTGCGCCGGGGCGGCGCGTATCCTGGGGGCGGAGCGCTTCTGTCCCATGTCGGCCTGA
- a CDS encoding MATE family efflux transporter, whose amino-acid sequence MPFAPAQTAATVPGPSRKEYAAMLLPFILSTVTQPLIGAVDTAVMGRLSDPAYIAGVAVGAVIFNTLYWLLGFLRVGSTGFSAQALATGDTEAAWKAFLLPGIMALLLGTGILLCRDAILAGAMLLLRLDPAAGEVAGTYYDILIWTAPLTLLNYAILGWLMGQARIRASLFMQIGGNAVNMLLDLLFVSLFGWGVPGVAAASVLACLFSTITGLAAMRRALPPLPAPLPSLVHAGEMLRMARVNGHLFLRTVCLLAQTNIFMITTASFGTLTISANAVILQIMLIFSYVFEGIANTSSVFAGKAAGQGCAAMLERTRRHTLRWSLALLLGMTLVYALGHASLLRLFTDLPEVLAAAGRYADWGICFPACAALGLTYYGLFTGSSLTRPVFLSTLQALAAFGLAWLAFVPFWGNHGLWGAYLIFYAGRSFFLLRYWPRLRNAPFFRHDSAALR is encoded by the coding sequence GTGCCTTTTGCCCCCGCGCAGACGGCCGCCACCGTGCCAGGCCCTTCCCGCAAGGAATATGCGGCCATGCTGCTGCCCTTCATCCTTTCCACGGTGACGCAACCGCTCATCGGCGCCGTGGATACGGCCGTCATGGGGCGCCTTTCCGACCCCGCCTATATCGCGGGAGTGGCCGTGGGGGCGGTCATCTTCAACACCCTGTACTGGCTGCTGGGCTTCCTGCGCGTGGGCTCCACGGGGTTCAGCGCGCAGGCCCTGGCCACCGGGGATACGGAGGCCGCCTGGAAGGCCTTTCTTCTGCCGGGCATCATGGCCCTGCTGCTGGGCACCGGCATCCTCCTGTGCCGGGATGCCATCCTTGCCGGTGCCATGCTCCTGTTGCGCCTTGATCCGGCCGCCGGAGAAGTAGCCGGAACCTATTACGATATCCTGATCTGGACGGCTCCCCTCACGCTGCTGAACTACGCCATACTGGGATGGCTCATGGGGCAGGCCCGCATCAGGGCCTCCCTGTTCATGCAGATAGGCGGCAATGCGGTCAACATGCTGCTCGACCTGCTGTTCGTGAGTCTGTTCGGCTGGGGGGTGCCGGGGGTGGCCGCGGCATCGGTGCTGGCCTGCCTGTTCTCCACCATCACCGGGCTGGCCGCCATGCGCAGGGCCCTGCCCCCCCTCCCCGCGCCGCTCCCCAGCCTTGTGCATGCGGGGGAAATGCTGCGCATGGCACGGGTCAACGGCCATCTGTTCCTGCGTACGGTCTGCCTGCTGGCCCAGACCAACATCTTCATGATCACCACGGCGTCTTTCGGGACCCTGACCATCTCGGCCAATGCCGTCATCCTCCAGATCATGCTGATATTCTCCTATGTTTTCGAGGGGATCGCCAATACATCGAGCGTGTTTGCCGGCAAGGCCGCCGGACAGGGCTGTGCCGCCATGCTGGAAAGGACGCGGCGCCATACCCTGCGCTGGTCCCTGGCGCTCCTGCTGGGCATGACCCTAGTCTATGCCCTGGGGCACGCGTCCCTGCTGCGTCTGTTCACCGACCTGCCGGAAGTCCTGGCAGCCGCGGGACGGTACGCGGACTGGGGCATATGCTTCCCGGCATGCGCGGCCCTGGGCCTGACCTATTATGGCCTGTTCACGGGCAGCAGCCTGACCCGCCCGGTCTTCCTCTCCACCCTGCAGGCCCTTGCGGCGTTCGGCCTGGCCTGGCTGGCGTTTGTCCCTTTCTGGGGCAACCACGGCCTGTGGGGCGCGTACCTGATCTTTTACGCCGGCAGGTCGTTCTTCCTGCTGCGCTACTGGCCCCGGCTGCGCAACGCGCCTTTTTTCAGGCATGACAGCGCGGCCCTCCGCTGA
- a CDS encoding M14 family metallopeptidase — MDLHQASRAEPAPGRKTTTLLRDRDLALPVTTIHGNRPGPRVLLTAGVHGCEYCSIQAAIELASELDGDVVAGRLTIVPLANTSGFTERLPEIVAEDGKNLNRVFPGRADGSRAERLAHLITGLQDDADFYVDMHGGDLHESMHPLVFIPGVAGEQVTSRAREAAQVLDVDVRVLSSATTGAYNSAALRGVPSLLIERGGNGVWSRAEVDAYKRDIRALLAHLQLLAPLAGLPHREQREIRDAVYLTAKDQGCWYPDVTPGAPVSRGETLGTVCDIFGRVIDCYRAEKDGIVLYITVSLAVKAGTPLVAYG; from the coding sequence ATGGATCTTCATCAAGCTTCACGGGCGGAGCCCGCCCCGGGACGGAAAACGACCACCCTGCTCCGCGACCGTGACCTTGCCCTGCCCGTGACCACCATCCACGGCAACAGGCCGGGGCCGCGCGTGCTGCTCACCGCCGGCGTGCACGGGTGCGAATACTGCAGCATACAGGCAGCCATAGAACTGGCTTCCGAGCTGGACGGCGATGTCGTGGCCGGACGGCTGACCATCGTGCCTCTGGCCAATACTTCGGGCTTCACCGAGCGCCTGCCCGAGATCGTGGCGGAAGACGGCAAAAACCTGAACCGGGTCTTCCCGGGCAGGGCTGACGGCAGCCGGGCCGAACGGCTGGCCCACCTTATCACCGGCCTGCAGGACGACGCCGATTTCTATGTCGACATGCACGGCGGGGACCTGCACGAAAGCATGCACCCCCTCGTCTTCATCCCCGGCGTGGCCGGGGAGCAGGTCACAAGCAGGGCAAGAGAGGCTGCCCAGGTCCTGGATGTGGACGTACGCGTCCTCTCGTCGGCCACCACAGGGGCCTACAACTCCGCCGCCCTGCGCGGTGTGCCCTCCCTGCTCATCGAACGGGGCGGCAACGGTGTCTGGTCCCGGGCCGAGGTGGACGCCTACAAGCGGGACATCCGGGCACTGCTGGCCCATCTGCAGCTGCTGGCGCCCCTGGCGGGACTGCCGCACCGGGAACAGCGCGAGATCCGCGATGCCGTCTACCTGACGGCGAAGGACCAGGGGTGCTGGTACCCGGACGTCACCCCCGGCGCCCCTGTCAGCCGGGGAGAGACACTGGGGACCGTATGTGACATCTTCGGGCGTGTCATCGACTGCTACCGGGCCGAAAAGGACGGCATCGTCCTGTACATAACGGTCTCGCTGGCCGTGAAGGCCGGTACGCCCCTGGTGGCTTACGGCTAG
- a CDS encoding outer membrane homotrimeric porin — MKKHLAILFLAAGLLLGGAQQGQAVDFKARGVWINMLEYGGGGNFVKNDRNGHHVTGWGRWGEDEFEAKTRVRLQLEAIASESLSGTVYFEIGAATWGRSAKGGALGADGNIVKIKHSYLDWVVPGTAVKTRMGIQRIFLPDYASEASQVFDADVAGINVSAPLGDHAAVTAFWARPFNDNWSGGTDGTNRYLDNVDVFGLLLPLTFEGVRLTPWAMLGMVGTNAFRSGDDYYGSGYGSGMGPSWYALPARKADGTSANAYGTAFWAGLTGEITAADPFRLAWSVNYGSFNSGEEALDRSGWYASLLAEYRLAWGTPGIYAWYSSGDDDDPTNGSERLPSFDYNNECTSGFSGFGTLGTWTIGRDAVLGYTLAGTWGFGARIRDLSFIDKLSHTIRVNFYNGTNAPRMARYIKGELDVPGHAGRSLYGTASDFNNVNTNGGIYLTQRDYAAEFGIMSSYQIYDNLRLLVEANYIALWLDQSSRVWGGFSKDGSWHRANSIEDAWNVNMSFIYKF, encoded by the coding sequence ATGAAAAAACATCTGGCCATCCTTTTTCTTGCGGCCGGTCTGCTTCTGGGGGGAGCGCAGCAGGGCCAGGCCGTGGACTTCAAGGCCAGGGGCGTATGGATCAATATGCTCGAATACGGCGGAGGGGGGAATTTCGTCAAAAATGACCGTAACGGCCATCATGTGACCGGCTGGGGACGCTGGGGAGAGGATGAATTCGAGGCCAAGACACGTGTCCGCCTGCAGCTGGAGGCCATCGCTTCGGAAAGCCTTTCGGGGACAGTCTATTTCGAGATCGGTGCCGCCACCTGGGGCCGCTCCGCCAAGGGCGGCGCTCTGGGTGCCGACGGGAACATCGTCAAGATAAAGCACAGTTATCTGGACTGGGTCGTCCCCGGTACGGCCGTCAAGACCCGCATGGGCATCCAGCGCATCTTCCTGCCGGACTACGCCTCCGAGGCTTCGCAGGTCTTCGATGCCGACGTGGCAGGCATCAACGTCTCCGCCCCTCTCGGTGACCATGCCGCTGTGACGGCGTTCTGGGCACGGCCGTTCAATGACAACTGGAGCGGCGGGACAGACGGGACGAACCGCTACCTGGACAACGTGGACGTGTTCGGCCTGCTGCTGCCCCTGACCTTCGAAGGGGTACGCCTGACCCCCTGGGCCATGCTGGGCATGGTGGGCACCAATGCCTTCCGCTCCGGCGATGATTACTATGGCAGCGGCTACGGTTCGGGCATGGGGCCTTCGTGGTATGCCCTGCCCGCCCGCAAGGCGGACGGGACCTCGGCCAATGCCTACGGAACGGCGTTCTGGGCAGGTCTGACCGGCGAGATCACGGCTGCCGATCCCTTCCGCCTGGCCTGGAGCGTCAACTACGGCAGCTTCAACTCCGGTGAGGAGGCCCTGGACCGCAGCGGCTGGTATGCCTCTCTGCTGGCCGAGTACCGGCTGGCCTGGGGCACGCCCGGCATCTATGCCTGGTACAGCAGCGGTGATGACGACGATCCGACGAACGGTTCCGAGCGGCTGCCGTCCTTCGATTACAACAACGAATGCACCAGCGGATTTTCCGGCTTCGGGACGCTCGGGACCTGGACCATCGGCCGCGATGCCGTGCTGGGCTATACCCTGGCCGGCACATGGGGCTTTGGTGCGCGCATCAGGGACCTGAGCTTCATCGACAAGCTCAGCCACACCATCCGTGTCAACTTCTATAACGGGACCAACGCCCCCAGGATGGCCCGCTACATCAAGGGAGAGCTGGACGTCCCCGGTCATGCGGGCCGCAGCCTGTACGGCACGGCTTCGGATTTCAACAACGTCAACACCAACGGCGGCATCTACCTGACGCAACGGGACTATGCTGCGGAATTCGGCATCATGAGTTCCTACCAGATCTATGACAACCTGCGCCTGCTGGTGGAAGCCAATTATATAGCCCTCTGGCTGGACCAGTCGTCCCGTGTCTGGGGCGGTTTCAGCAAGGACGGCAGCTGGCACCGCGCCAACAGCATCGAGGATGCCTGGAACGTCAACATGAGCTTCATCTACAAGTTCTAG
- a CDS encoding LysR family transcriptional regulator: protein MELRQLEHFVTTADFGSTRRAAETLYTSQSSVSKNISMLEEELGVTLFVRSNRGVSLTEAGREFYGQAHTVLQNVRLMKQMGRQKKYKKINISCYPSTMISRLFCFLYNTINHDEYKMSFLEGTVEDIVDNVHTGISDIGIVYFSRDQQKCFSHVLAHKDIEFIEISQHEPCIYVGPKNPLYDRKSISFADLDDNSFIQPVNDFFSIEHHLDRISVGMAKAADFKSLFSTNSDNQIIEMLLHTDICSFGIRLMNDSFRKYAIRDIPIDGCGKCLSFGYIKKRNTVLSREYEIFLDLVRKYLCDPQNGKTA, encoded by the coding sequence ATGGAACTGCGCCAACTCGAACACTTTGTCACCACGGCGGATTTCGGCAGCACACGGCGTGCCGCCGAGACCCTGTACACCTCGCAATCCAGCGTGAGCAAAAATATCAGCATGCTGGAAGAAGAGCTGGGGGTCACGCTGTTCGTCCGCTCCAACCGCGGTGTTTCCCTGACGGAGGCGGGCAGGGAATTCTACGGCCAGGCCCACACCGTGCTGCAGAACGTCCGCCTCATGAAGCAGATGGGACGGCAGAAAAAATACAAGAAGATCAACATATCCTGCTATCCATCCACCATGATCTCACGGCTGTTCTGCTTTTTGTACAACACCATAAACCATGATGAATACAAGATGTCATTTCTGGAAGGGACGGTGGAGGATATCGTGGACAATGTCCATACCGGCATTTCCGATATCGGCATCGTCTACTTTTCCAGGGACCAGCAGAAATGCTTCTCCCATGTCCTTGCCCACAAGGACATCGAGTTCATCGAGATCTCGCAGCACGAGCCCTGCATCTATGTCGGTCCCAAAAATCCCCTGTATGACCGCAAAAGCATCAGTTTCGCGGATCTTGATGACAACAGCTTCATCCAGCCTGTCAATGACTTCTTCTCCATAGAGCATCATCTGGACAGGATCAGCGTCGGCATGGCCAAGGCAGCCGACTTCAAAAGCCTTTTCTCCACCAACAGCGACAACCAGATCATCGAGATGCTGCTGCACACGGACATCTGCAGCTTCGGCATCCGTCTGATGAATGATTCTTTCAGGAAGTATGCCATACGGGACATCCCCATAGACGGTTGCGGGAAATGCCTTTCTTTTGGCTATATCAAAAAACGCAACACGGTCCTTTCCAGGGAATACGAAATCTTCCTTGACCTGGTCAGGAAATATCTTTGCGATCCCCAAAACGGCAAAACAGCATGA
- a CDS encoding ABC transporter ATP-binding protein gives MNAILTVRDLSVHFRQGKRLVQLVDRVSFSVARGECLGILGESGSGKSMTCKALLGLLDDNFQVTGSSRFEGRPLLSQTAEQLRRLRGGKISMVLQNPMSCFDPLYRIGEQMAETLQEHTALNGRALQKRMEAILRLMRIHDPADVLRKYPHQLSGGMLQRVMIGLAICMQPSLIIADEPTTAIDSISQYAIMQEFLRIKRRGEVSMIFISHDLGVLSLIADKVIVMHDGKAVESGTAQEIFDNATDTYTRHLIKQHRAVMHRFLDALHAPVPGRIPA, from the coding sequence GACCGGGTCTCCTTTTCCGTGGCCAGGGGCGAATGCCTGGGCATCCTGGGAGAATCGGGCAGCGGCAAGAGCATGACCTGCAAGGCCCTGCTGGGCCTGCTGGACGACAACTTCCAGGTCACCGGCAGTTCCCGCTTCGAGGGCAGGCCCCTGCTGAGCCAGACAGCGGAACAGCTGCGCCGCCTGCGGGGGGGCAAGATCAGCATGGTCCTGCAAAATCCCATGTCCTGCTTCGATCCCCTGTACCGCATCGGGGAGCAGATGGCCGAGACCCTGCAGGAGCACACCGCCCTGAACGGCAGGGCCCTGCAAAAAAGGATGGAGGCCATCCTCCGCCTGATGCGCATCCACGACCCCGCGGACGTGTTGCGCAAGTATCCGCACCAGCTTTCGGGCGGCATGCTGCAGCGCGTCATGATCGGACTGGCCATCTGCATGCAGCCTTCGCTAATCATCGCCGACGAACCCACCACAGCCATCGACTCCATCAGCCAGTACGCCATCATGCAGGAATTTCTGCGTATCAAGCGGCGGGGGGAAGTCTCCATGATCTTCATCTCGCACGATCTCGGCGTGCTGTCGCTCATCGCTGACAAGGTCATCGTCATGCATGACGGCAAGGCGGTGGAAAGCGGTACGGCGCAGGAGATCTTCGACAACGCCACGGACACCTATACCCGACACCTCATCAAACAGCACAGGGCCGTCATGCACCGCTTTCTGGATGCGCTGCACGCCCCTGTCCCGGGGAGGATACCCGCATGA
- a CDS encoding ABC transporter ATP-binding protein → MNTLLHADGIHVSFKKENQKSLFGRERQQVLRGISLSLREGECLGIIGESGSGKSTLGRVLAGLLRPERGTVRIDGLDLYARRSAREASTLHHSLSVVFQDYTSSANPRFRVEHIIGESLRALERGTGRRMDRRARTCELLEQVGLPAAFISRYPHELSGGQLQRVCIARALAIRPRILLLDEAISSLDASTQVQIMDLLIGLRRDLGLSYLFITHDLTSITYLCDRVVFINDGTIVEQVDDIRRIAMIRNDYARKLLESVMGIGVEHGSGTARTGQERYAAIA, encoded by the coding sequence ATGAACACACTGCTCCACGCAGACGGCATCCATGTCTCCTTCAAAAAAGAGAACCAGAAAAGCCTGTTCGGCCGGGAACGGCAGCAGGTCTTGCGCGGCATATCCCTGAGCCTCCGCGAGGGGGAATGCCTGGGCATCATCGGCGAATCGGGCAGCGGCAAGAGCACTCTGGGACGTGTGCTCGCCGGGCTGCTCAGACCGGAGCGGGGCACGGTGCGCATCGACGGCCTTGATCTGTACGCCAGACGTTCCGCCCGCGAGGCGTCCACCCTGCATCACAGCCTTTCCGTGGTCTTTCAGGACTATACCTCTTCGGCCAATCCCCGCTTCCGGGTAGAGCACATCATCGGAGAATCCCTGCGGGCCCTGGAGCGCGGCACGGGCCGGCGCATGGATCGCCGCGCCCGGACCTGCGAACTGCTGGAGCAGGTGGGGCTGCCGGCCGCCTTCATCTCACGCTATCCCCATGAACTGAGCGGGGGGCAGTTGCAGCGCGTATGCATCGCCCGGGCCCTGGCCATCCGGCCGCGCATCCTCCTTCTGGACGAGGCCATCAGCTCGCTGGACGCCTCCACCCAGGTACAGATCATGGATCTGCTCATCGGCCTGCGCCGGGATCTGGGCCTTTCCTACCTGTTCATCACCCATGACCTGACCAGCATCACCTATCTGTGCGACCGGGTCGTCTTCATCAATGACGGCACCATCGTGGAACAGGTGGACGATATCCGCCGCATCGCCATGATCCGCAACGACTATGCCCGCAAGCTGCTGGAGTCCGTCATGGGCATCGGTGTGGAACACGGCAGCGGTACGGCCCGCACCGGACAGGAACGTTACGCGGCCATCGCCTGA